A single Lolium perenne isolate Kyuss_39 chromosome 6, Kyuss_2.0, whole genome shotgun sequence DNA region contains:
- the LOC127321318 gene encoding uncharacterized protein: MGDYKIQISTELINQLARDDEKVKRKVRKPKPKKAVEQRDGPQDNGRELPGEPKINPTPAPGWQLPPPLYLPATPAPPPPPSPTIQEVEAIRTIVAESEKVLEKLDKQGAGMQQELTRRAKELHDREFKLPYQNPVPCADEKADCRECYVSNAAQDPLKCAEAVRRFEACVRMARHSGGVQVGQ, translated from the coding sequence ATGGGTGATTACAAGATCCAGATAAGCACCGAGTTGATCAACCAGCTCGCCCGCGATGATGAGAAGGTGAAAAGGAAGGTCAGGAAACCCAAGCCTAAGAAGGCTGTGGAACAACGAGATGGGCCTCAGGACAATGGCAGGGAGCTTCCAGGTGAGCCCAAGATTAACCCCACTCCTGCTCCTGGGTGGCAGCTGCCACCCCCCTTGTACCTGCCAGCGACCCCTGCGCCTCCGCCACCACCGTCGCCCACAATCCAGGAGGTGGAGGCCATACGCACCATCGTGGCAGAGAGTGAAAAGGTGCTGGAGAAGCTTGACAAGCAGGGGGCCGGGATGCAGCAGGAGCTCACCAGGAGAGCCAAGGAGCTGCACGACCGGGAGTTCAAGCTGCCCTACCAGAACCCAGTGCCGTGCGCCGACGAGAAGGCGGACTGCCGCGAGTGCTACGTGAGCAATGCTGCCCAAGACCCACTCAAGTGCGCCGAGGCTGTCAGGAGGTTCGAGGCGTGCGTCCGCATGGCCAGGCACAGCGGCGGGGTGCAAGTTGGTCAATAG